CATCCCCAGCAGGCCCACATCAGCCAGCAGCAGCAGCTCGAGGCGCAGCTCACGAACCTCACCCTTGGTACCCAGGGTCTTTTGGCGTGGGGCACGGTTTACACTGCTTTTAAAACGGGTGTTACCCAAACCGTGGAATCCACCCTTGGCCACCAGCAGCTTTTGCCCTACTTCGGTCAAATCACCCAGCACTTCATCGGTATCTATGTCTACGGCACGAGTACCCACGGGAACACGCAAGGTCAGATCGCTGCCACCTTTACCGGTACAGTCACGACCACGGCCGTTTTCACCGCGCTCTGCAAGGTAAAAACGCTCAAAGCGGTAATCAATCAGGGTGTTGAGGCTGGCGTCGGCCACCAGATACACACTGCCGCCATCGCCACCGTCGCCTCCATCGGGACCACCGTCTGGAATGTATTTTTCACGGCGAAAGCTTACGCAACCGCTGCCACCGTCACCGGCCTGAACCTTAATGACCGCCTCGTCGACGAACTTCATATCAACTCCTCACCACAGAATGGGGCAATTATACCGCCTGCAGCGCGGCAGACCAAAATCTCTATCAAACATAGGGCAAAGCCCCAGACAAAACAAAAGCCCCACCAGAGGCGGGGCTTTATCAGCTTAGCTGTTTCGAAGCTTAGTCTTCGATGCTAACAAACTTACGGTTGTTAGGACCTTTAACTTCGAACTTAACTTTGCCGTCGGTCAGAGCGAACAGGGTGTGGTCACGACCAATACCTACGTTCACACCGGCGTGGAACTTGGTGCCACGCTGACGAACAATGATGTTACCAGCCAGAACTGATTCGCCGCCGAAGCGCTTTACACCAAGACGTTTGCTTTCTGAATCGCGGCCGTTACGAGTAGAACCGCCAGCTTTTTTGTGTGCCATGAGTCAGACTCCTATTAAGCGTTGATAGCAGTGATTTTAACTTCAGTGAACCACTGACGGTGGCCCATCTTCTTCTCGTGGTGCTTACGACGACGGAACTTCTGGATAGTTACCTTTTCGCCGCGGCCGTGAGCAACAACAGTAGCAACTACTTTGCCGCCAGCAACCAGTGGAGCACCCACTTTCACGTTTTCGCCATCAGCAACCAACAGAACCTGATCGAACTCGATGGTTTCACCAGTAGCAACTTCGATTTTTTCCAAACGTACAGTATGGCCTTCAGCAACACGGTGTTGCTTGCCACCACTTTGAAAAACAGCGTACATAGCTATTTTACTCCGAAAAATTCTGACGCTTCGCTCTGAATCCCCTCGGGGCGTGTGCGATGCGCCATAAAAAACTTTAATGACAATGGGCGCGGAGTTTACGCTAAGAATGCCCAGCTGACAAGCCCTAATTAGCAAAGATTAAAAAAAGACCCGCATAACTCCCACATTAACCGGGCAACTGCTGCCATCGTCATTATTTTTAGGTAAGATCGCGACTATTATAACACTTATGCCTAAATCAGGGCTTAGTTATGCCCAGTCCTGACAATCAGAGTCTATCTATGGATTTGAATGCCATTCGACAGCTGGCCGACGCCGATATGCAGGCAGTCAATCAGCTGATCTACAAACAACTGGAATCCGATGTTGCCCTCATCAACCAGCTGGGCTTTTACATTATTAACGGAGGCGGCAAACGTCTGCGCCCTCTGTTATCGGTATTGGCCGCCCGCGCCGTTAACTATAATGGTGAAGGTCATCTGAAGCTCGCCGCCATTATCGAGTTTATTCATACGGCCTCGCTGCTCCACGACGACGTAGTGGATGAGTCTACGTTGCGCCGGGGCCGCGAAACCGCCAATGCCCTCTTTGGCAACAGCGCCAGCGTACTGGTGGGTGACTTCCTTTATACCCGCTCTTTCCAGATGATGACCGAGCTTGGCAGCATGAAGGTGCTGCAGGTGCTGGCCGACGCCACCAACGTGCTGGCCGAAGGGGAAGTGCTGCAGCTGATGAACTGCAACGACCCCAATACCACCGAAGAAAGCTACATGCGGGTTATCTACTGCAAAACCGCCAAGCTGTTTGAAGCAGCTACCCGCCTGGCCGCCGTGCTGGCAGGCAGCGATGAAAAGGTAGAAGAAGCCCTTGCCGACTACGGTAAGTATCTGGGCACCGCCTTCCAGCTGATTGACGACTTGCTGGATTACACCAGTGACGCCGAAGAGCTGGGCAAAAACATCGGTGACGACCTCGCCGAAGGCAAGCCTACCCTGCCACTGATTTACGCCATCGGCCATGGTAATGAGCGGGAGCAGGACCTGATTCGTACCGCCATTGAAAAAGCCGATGGCACAGGTGCCATTGAGGAAATCCTCACTGCCCTGCATCGCTGTGGCGCGCTGGATTACACCCGCAGGCGCGCTGAGGAAGAAGCAGATAAGGCCATCTCAGCTCTCAGCGTGCTGCCGGAAGGCGACTTTAAAGTGGCGCTTGAGTCACTGGCCAGAATCGCAGTCTCCCGCAGTAACTGATAGCCCGCAGTAACTGATAGCCCGCTGACAGCCATCATGGCCCAATAAAAAACCTCGCCAATGCGAGGTTTTTTTATTGGCCTGCACTCATAAGCGCTGCGCGAGTTACAGGCGCCAGTCGATGGGCTCGCCGCCCTGCGCCTGTAATAACTGATTGATTTTTGAAAAGTGGCCGCAACCAAAAAAGCCACGGTAAGCCGACAAGGGCGATGGATGCACACCCGACAGCACCTGATGCTGAGTAGCGGTAATACCCTTGCCCTTCTTGATGGCATGGCTGCCCCAGAGCACAAAGACGATGGGGGCTTCACGGTCATTGAGCAGCTTAAGCGCAGCGGCTGTAAAGGTTTCCCAGCCCGCCTTGGCGTGGGAGTGGGCCTTGCCCTCCTCTACCGTGAGCACGGTATTGAGCATCAACACCCCTTGTTTGGCCCAGGGCAGCAGATAGCCATGTGACGGGGTGTCAAAGCCGGGAATATCCGTGCTGAGCTCCTTATACATGTTCACCAGCGAGGGCGGCGGCTTAATACCCGGCTTCACCGAGAAACACAGCCCATGGGCCTGACCGGCACCGTGGTATGGGTCCTGGCCAATCAGCACTACCCGCACCTGATCCAATGGCGTGTGCTCAAACGCCGCGAACACCTCTTCTTCGGGAGGATAAATGGTTTTGCCACTTTGGCGCTCGGCAGCAACAAATTCGGTGAGGGATTTAAAGTAGGGTTTCTCGGATTCGGCGGCAATAAAGTCCTGCCAACATGCAACGGCCATGGGGCTCCCGGGCTGAATGATTCACAGCAAAGCAGTGTATCTTATCGGCCATAGCAAATCAGCCTCCATGCCCGATTGCCTCAACCGCGTCACGACCCAGATCCCAATCGGGACGAAAGCCTGTAGTCAGCCGCGTGGATTTGGGTAAAATCAGCAAAGATGAAAATACAGGACGCAACCATGTCAGAAAACGCCAACAGTCTGTTCGAACTCGCCGATAAGTTTATTGCGCTGGCCAACGAGCTCACCACCGCCGAAGGCGATGTGGGTAAAGTGGGTACGGCGCTGCGTTTTGCCGCTGCCCGCTTCAATGCCTTTGAAGCCGCCATCAAGTCGGCCGATCTGCAAAACGAAAAGGCCAACGCCCTTAAGTGGTTCAGCGATGATTATCAGGACATGCTGAACGATAACCTGGACGATCATATCGCCAACCCGCCAGTAGCTGCAGCAGCCGAGCCTGCCGTTGATACGGCAGTGCAAACGTTCAAGCTCTGAGCCACTCAAAAGCGCAATAAAAAGGCCGCATCATGCGGCCTTTTTGGCTCCTGCAAGGGTTCATTACAAACCTTGCCACAGGGTCCAAATCACCCGGAGACCAAGCAGAATGAGGATAGCGCCGGACAGCTTATCGATAATGGCCGCCTTCTCACGTAGTTTAGGCAGCAGTCTTGGGTGCGACAGCATCAGTGCCACTATTGTGTACCAAAGACCATCCACCACCAGCGGCGTCAGCACGATAATCGCCTTGCCTTCGAGGGTGGATGACGCCATAACAAACTGACTGAAAAGCGCCAGAAAAAACAGCAAAATCTTGGGGTTGAACAGCGATATGGCAATACCGTCCCGGGCCGCTTCTGAAAGAGTGGAAACCTTGCCCGCCGCGAGTTTCTCCTGCATCCCGCCTTTCGAGTTAAGCGCCCCCCACCCCATCCACATCAAATACAGGGCGCCAATCAGGGCAATGCCGTTAAATACCAGCGGCGCTTCTTTCATGGCGAGCGCCAGCCCCAGCAGGGTGATAAGCGCATACACCCCAATGCCGAGGGCATGGGCCCAGGCACAGGCGATACCTGCGCCTCTGCCGCCCCCCAGCGTGTGACGCACCACCATGGCCAGACTCGGTCCCGGCGACATGGCCCCCAAACAACACACGGCCAGCAGCGCCAGCCAAACACTCAAACTCATACTTCCCCCAATTTACTGCGAAATCCTGTTTGTCTTTTTACTGCCGGGCAAGGCTTACCACGATTCTCAGCGGCACGAATAAGCAGACACCTGAGTGCCTGAGCGCAGCACACAAAATCTGAGGTTGCCACTATACTGCAGCCCCATCAAAAGGTTGAAGTAAGAATTACAGCCTTCCACCCGAGGTCCAACTCATGGCCTGGCTCAGCCCCCTCATCACAGTCTGTTTTGGTCGAAGCGCAGTACACGCCCATAGTTATCACGATATTTCGTGACTTAGTCAGCAAAGTTCCCTCCTGAGTCCATGACGCCCCGACAGGGGCAGGCTATACTGCCGCCATGAATCAGCCACAGCCCCGACCAACACCCATGCCGACACAGGAAAGCTTTTTACCGGAGAACCGCCTGCTGCTGGATGCCGTCAGCGAAGGTATCTATGGTTTTGATTTGGATGGCCATGCGGTGTTCATCAACCCAGCGGCCGAGCGCATGACCGGCTGGAAGGCAGACGAACTGCTCGGTAAAACCATCCATAACTTCCACCATCACAGCCATGCCGATGGCAGCCACTATCCCCATGAAGATTGCCCCATCTATCAAACTCTGAAAGATGGCAAGGCGCGGGAGATCAGCAACGAGGTATTCTGGCGCAAGGATGGCAGCAGCTTCCCGGTACATTACAGCTCAACTCCGGTATGGCAGGACGGCAAGCTCAAGGGCGTAGTCGCGATATTTCGTGACATCAGTTTACAAAAGCAAACCGAACAGTCACTGCGCCAGGCGCTGGAGCAGGTGCAGGCGCTCTCGGAGCAGCTCGCCTCTGAAAACTCCCTGCTGCAGGCCGAACTTGAAGACAAGCGCGGTCCGTCGCAAATCACCGGCAGCAGCGACTGTATTCAAGACCTGCAGAAGCAAATTCGCCTGGTGGCCAACACCGACAGCACGGTATTGATACAGGGCGAAAATGGCACCGGCAAGGAGCTGGTCGCCCGGGAGCTTCACCAGCTCAGCAGCCGCCGTGATAAGCCGATGATCTCGGTTAACTGCGCCGCTTTCTCGGCGTCACTGCTAGAAAGCGAGCTCTTTGGCCACGAAAAGGGCGCCTTCACCGGTGCCAGCAGTCGCCGTAAAGGCCGCTTTGAACTGGCCCACAAGGGAACCCTGTTTTTGGATGAAGTGGCCGAGCTCAGTCTGGAGGCACAGTCCAAGCTGCTTAGGGTGATTCAGGAGCAGGAGTTTGAGCGTGTGGGTGGCAGCGAGCGCATCAAGGTAGATATCCGCCTGATAGCCGCCACTCACCACGACCTGCAAAAACGGGTCGAGCAGGGGCTGTTCAGGATGGATCTCTTCTACCGCCTGAATGTGTTTCCACTGAAAGTACCGCCACTTCGACAGCGTGCCGGGGACATTCCCGAACTGGTGCAGCAACTGCTGAAGAGTCTGTCTCAGAAGCTCGGCAAGCCACTGGCAGGGGTCGATGCCGCCAGCCTCAAACGCTTGCAGCAATACAGCTGGCCCGGCAATGTGCGCGAACTGCAAAACCTGCTGGAGCGTGAAGCGATTCTCACCCACCAGCCAATTCTGAAAATGAGCTCCATCCCCGGCAGCCAGGCTGCACCGGTTGCAGGAAAAACTCTGGCCGAGGTGGAGGCTAGTCATATTCTCTCGACTCTGGAAGATTGCGACTGGCGTATCTCGGGCCCCGGCGGTGTGGCGGCAGTACTGGGGCTACCACCCAGCACCCTGAGATCCCGGATGCAAAAACTCGGGATCCGCCGACCTAAGTAGCCATCGGCACTCTGACGGGCTTCTTCTCAGACGCACTTCTTGATGCGCCTACAGCACTTCAAGTGACTACAGCGCTTCATGTGACTACAGCCCCAGCTGTGGCTGTGGCTCCAGCTTCGCCTGTATCTACAGCTCTTGCCACCTATGTAAAGTCACGAAATATCGCCAAGTCACGATATTTCGTGACCACACCTTATCCAACACAAAGGAGGATATCAATAAAATCATATAGATAAATTAAAATTTCAGCTGGCACGGCTCTTGCCATTAGGCCCCTGTGTGAGTCATTCAGGAACAACCAAGGTGCAACAGAGCAATCAATCCCAGCAAAGCATTCCCGTTACTTTCATCCCCTCCAGCGAAGAGCCTTCAGCGCACAAGGAGCCTTCAGCGAAAAAGGCGCCTTCAGCGAAAAAGGCGCCATCAGCGAGCGGAGAGCCCTCAGCGCATAAAGATCCATCGGCCTCCAAAAAGCCGTCATCAAAATCGGCAGCCAAAAGCGGCGGCAAAATCCAGTTTCGAAGCCAGTCCGGTCTGTTTCAGCGTTGGCGCAGTGCCACCGGAGCTGGCCTGATAGCGCTGTTTTTTCTGCTGCCTTTTATCAGCTGGCAGGGGCGCCAGGCCATTTGGTTTGATTTGGGCAATCAGCAGTTTTACTTCTTCGGCACCAGCCTGTGGCCCCAGGATTTTACTCTGCTGGCCTGGGTGTTTATTGCCGCGGCCTTTGGTCTCTTTTTCGTGACCCTGTTTTGGGGCCGGGTCTGGTGCGGTTTTTTATGCCCACAAACCCAGTGGACCTTTATGTTTGCCTGGGTCGAAGAAAAGTTTGAAGGCAGCCGCAATCAACGCATCAATCTCGACAAGGCGCCCTGGAGCTGGGAGAAACTCACCAAACGGCTTGGGAAACACAGCAGCTGGTTGCTGATGTCACTGCTGACCGGCTGTGGCTTTATCGCCTACTTCGTACCGGCGCGGGAGTTGTATCCTGCCATCTTCAGCTTCAGCGCAGGATTCTGGGACACGGCCTGGGTATGGTTTTTTGCCATCTGTACCTACCTCAACGCCGGGTGGATGCGCGAGCAAATGTGCCTGCACTGTTGCCCCTATGCCCGCTTCCAATCTGCCATGTTCGACGAGTTCACCAAAACCGTGACTTACGATGCAGCCCGTGGCGAAAGCCGTGGGCCACGCAAGCGTAAGGCCGCCACCGACCTTGGCGACTGCGTGGACTGTAATCTGTGCGTGGAGGTGTGCCCCACCGGCATAGATATCCGCAACGGCTTGCAGTACGAGTGCATCAACTGCGGCGCCTGTGTCGATGCCTGTAACCAGACCATGGCCAACTTCGGCTATAAGCCCGACCTTATCGCCTTCACCAGTGAAGCGGGACTCAATGGTAAAACGCCGCCATTGTGGCAGCGCAAACGCTTTATCGGCTATGGTCTGGCACTGCTGGCCATTCTCGGCACCATGGGACTGGACATGGCGAGTCGCAGCAGTATCGAGCTCAACGTACTGCGCGACCGCCAAAGCCTTTACCGCGAAACCACGGGCGGCCAGATTGAAAACACCTATCTGCTTAAAATCCGCAATAAAACCCAGCAACCAAGGGAGTATCGGCTGGCCGTTTCAGGCACCCTGCCACTGTCGCTGTCGAAAACAGAGGTAAGCATCGCCCCCGGCGAGCAAGTCGAACTGCCACTGACGCTTACGGCGGCACCAGCAGACATTCAAACCAGCCGCAGTAAGCTCACCTTCACTGTCTCTGAATTCGTGTCTGCATCAGGGACTGCGTCAGGGGCTGATGAGGAAGCAGAGGCTGTCAGTCAGGATTCGGTGTTTTTCGCCCCCTGATGATTTTCCCCGCTGGAAGTTCAAGCGGCAACTGCCTCGGTGGCGTGAGGCAGGTTTGTGGGCCAGCTCAAACTCCGCTGCAGGAGTTGGCCCCTTTCACCTTGGATTAAGGGCGCATCATTATGCTGAGTGGGTATTTACGAAAGGAATGACCCATGATCCTCACTCTCAGCACCCTGATGACCCTGCTCCTCGTTGCCGCCGTGGTGGCGCTGCTCGTCGCCCGCAGCAAGGGGAAAGCCATCCCTCTGGCGGTTGTCCCCGTTATCGGAATGATGGCGCTGATGGTGGGTTCGGCCACCTACTTCGTGCACCGAGCCAGCGAGCAGCAGGACTATCGCGAGCTGTTATGGCAGCCACTGGCTGCGGATAAAATTCCCATGCTGGTGCAGGGTGGCTATACGGTGTTTGTGGATTTGCATTCCGACTGGTGTATGGCCTGTCAGACCAACCGCGTTGGTGTGCTGCATCGCCCCGAGGTGGTCAGCACCCTGCTTTCAGGCAAGGTGGTGTTAATGCAGGCCAACTGGAGCCAGGAAGCCGAGCGCATTGCGCCCCATTACGGCAGGGTAGCAGCACCCGGCTCGCCTTTTAACAAGGTCTACGGCCCGGGAATGCCAAGGGGACAGATATTACCATCGGAACTGAGCCCGAATGATGTAATCACTGCCATTCGAAGCGCCAAAGGCAGCTGATATTCAAAAAAAACGCCGGTAATAGCCGGCGTTTTATTATGCTGTGTGCCCGGTGAGATTAAATCTCGTAGTGCAGACCACACTCACGCTTTAACCCATTAAAGCGGGTGTCTTCTTCGCTCATGCCAAGCTCCAGTGGCTTGGTGGAGTGGGTGTCGCCCACCGACACATAGCCCTGCTCCCACAGCGGGTGATAGGGCAGATCAAACTTGGTCAGATACTGGTGCACGTCCTTGTTGCTCCACTCAATAATCGGCAGCAATTTAAAGCGCTTACCGTGAATGGCAAGGATAGGCAGCGCTTCGCGGGTCGACGCCTGGGTGCGGCGCAGGCCGGCAAACCAGGTACCCACTTCCAGCTCTTCCAGTGCCCGCTGCATCGGCTCAACCTTGTTGATGCGGTTGTAGCGCTCAAGGCCATCCAGCCCCTGCTCCCACAGCTTACCGAAGCGGGCCTCCTGCCAGGCAGCCGTCATCGGGGCGCGGTACACCTTGAGGTTAAGCTTAAGGCGTTCGGTCAGTTCATCGATAAAGCGGTAGGTTTCCGGGAACAAATACCCGGTATCGGTCAGCACCACAGGAACATCGCTTTTTACCTGCGTCACCAAATGCAGCATCACCGCCGCCTGGATACCAAAACTGGAGCTTACAATATGCTCGCCGGGTAATTCACGCAGCGCAAATTCAACCCGCTGGGCAGGCGTGGCCTTGGCCAGCTGTAGATTGATGTCCGCAAGCGCGGCCGATTGCTCGGCTGCGTCCAGACTAAGTAAATCGTGATAATTCATGCTTATCTCCAAGGGTTCTGGCGTCGCTACAGGTCTTGGCACCGGCCATAGGGCCGCCAAAACAAACGGGGGAAGCCTTGCTTCCTCCTGACTGGTCTCAGGCGTGGAAGTCGGTTTTACTGACTTTCACTTCGGCAACAACACCCACCCGAATCACAAAATCACCAAAACATTCACCTGGGTTACGCTCAACTGACCAGCGGCCAATCAAGGTATCCAGTGCAGCCAGAATTTCCGCTTCGGCTACGTTATCCAAATACAATTTCGGAATACGGGTACCGGCAGTGTTACCGCCCAGATACAGGTTGTATTTGCCAGGACCACGGCCCACTAATCCGGCCTCTGCCAACATGGCGCGGCCGCAGCCATTCGGGCAACCCACGACGCGCAGGATGATATGGTCGTCGGCAATGCCGTGCTTGCTCAAGATCCCTTCAACGTGGGTGACCAGGGTTGGCAGGTAACGTTCGGCTTCTGCCATCGCCAGCGGACACGTTGGCAATGACACGCAAGCCATTGAGTTTTTACGCTGAGTAGACACGTTTTCCAACAAACCATGACTGCGCGCCAGCTGCTCAATCTGTGCTTTATCTTCGGCTGCAACCCCTGCGATGACCAGGTTCTGGTTTGCCGTCATGCGAAGATCGCCTTTATGCACTTTGGCAATTTCAGCCACACCCGTTTTCAGCGGCTTACCCGGGTAATCGAGCAGACGGCCGTTTTCGATAAAGAGTGTTAAATGGTGCTTACCATCTATGCCTTCCACCCAACCAAAGCGATCGCCACGGTGGGTAAATTCGTAAGGACGGCTTGGGCCAAAGGCCACGCCAACCCGTTGTTCCACTTCAGATTTGAAAGCATCGACGCCGATACGATCTATCGTGTATTTGGTTTTGGCATTTTTCCGGTTAACCCGATCGCCGTAGTCACGCTGCACTGTCACCACGTGCTCTGCGACTTTCAGCACATGCTCAAGACCGATAAAGCCCAAATCTTCTGCCCGGCGCGGATAAGTGGTTTTATCGCCGTGGGTCATCGCAAGGCCGCCACCAACCAACACGTTAAAACCAACCAGCTGGCCATTTTCGGCGATAGCGACAAAGTTCAAGTCGTTGGCGTGAACATCGACATCGTTATGCGGCGGGATCACCACAGTGGTTTTAAACTTACGCGGCAGGTAGCTATCACCCAGCACCGGCTCAGTTTCCGTGGTTTCTACTTTTTCTTCGCCCAGCCAAATCTCGGCATAGGCGCGGGTTTTTGGCAGCAAATGCTCAGAGATTTTCGCAGCCCACTCATAAGCTTGCTGGTGCAACTCCGATTCCACAGGGTTTGAGGTACACAGCACGTTGCGGTTTACATCACCGGCGGTGGCAATCGAGTCGATGCCAATTTTATTCAGCATCTGGTGCATCGGCTTGATATCCGGTTTAAACACGCCGTGGAACTGGAAGGTCTGGCGGGTGGTTAACCGAATTGAGCCGTACATGGTGTGCTCGCGGGCAAATTCATCAATCGCCAGCCATTGCTCAGGCTTGATAATCCCGCCGGGCATGCGCGCCCGCAGCATCACATTATGCAGCGGCTCCAGCTTTTGCTCCGCGCGCTCAGCACGTAAGTCGCGGTCATCCTGCTGATACATGCCGTGAAAACGCACCAACATGAAGTTATCACCGGTAAAACCACCGGTAATTTCGTCTTTTAAATCTGTGGTGATAGTGCCACGCAGATGGTTGCTTTCAGCCTTCAGACGCTCGTTATCAGACAGCTGGCCCTGCACCTGCAGTTCAGGTTTAATTGGATATTGGCTCATTAATAAACATCCTTCTGATAACGCTTGTTCTCGCGTAACTCTTCGAAATACTCGTCGGCTGCTTCGTCAGACAAGCCACCGTGGGTTTGGGCAATTTGTAATAACGCCTGATGTACATCTTTCGCCATCCGGTTGCCGTCACCACAAATATATAAGTGCGCGCCTTGTTGCAGCCAAGACCAGACTTCGGCGCCTTTGGCTGCCAGTTTATCCTGCACATACACTTTTTGTGCTTGGTCGCGGCTAAATGCCACATCCAGGTGGGTTAACACGCCACGCTTCAAGTAGTCCTGAAGCTCCACCTGATATAAGAAATCACGGGTGAAATGCGGGTTGCCAAAGAACAGCCAGTTTTGACCGGTCGCACCTGCGTTATCACGCTCTTGCAAGAACGCCCTAAACGGCGCAATACCTGTGCCGGGGCCAATCATCAACACTGGCGTATCGGGGCTGGGCAGGCGGAAGTTGTCATTGTGTTCAACAAAGACTTTCACCGGCTCACCTTCGGCTAAGCGCTCAGCCAAGAAGCCAGAGGCACCGCCTAAATGGGTGCTGCCAAACGCATCGTAACGCACCACACCAACGGTTAAATGCACTTCTTCGCCCACTTCGGCTTGGCTTGAGGCGATGGAATACAAGCGTGGCTGCACTTTGCGCAGGCTGTCCACCAACTGCTGTGCGCTGATGTTGGCTGGGTTTTGCACAATCACATCGGCACTTTGTTTATCGGCCAGATAAGCGCGCAGCGCGTCTTTGTCTGCGCCAAGCGCCTGCAATTCGGCATTGTTGCTCGCCTCGGCGTACTTGGTCACCAGCGACGGGTAAGCCTGGGTGAGCTCCAGCTCGTCGGTTAACGCCGCTTGCAGGGTTAACGTCTGGCCAGACAGTTCAACTTGCTCGCTGCCAGTTAAGCCTGTGGCGGCCAGCACGCTGGCGACAAGCTCCGGCGCATTGCGGAAATACACCCCTAACGCATCTCCCGGCTGATAGCTCAGGCCGGAGCCTTCCAGCGAGATCTCAATATGACGCACGTCTTTGGTGGAATTACGCGCCGTGATCTTTTGATTAACACTTAACTCAGCTGTCGCTGGGTTTTGCTTATCATACTGGCTGTGGCTAGCCGCGGTGCCAGTCGCACCTGGCCATGCAATCACTCGTTCGCTACCGGCGCCTGATGCTTTAAGCAGCGGTGCAAACACATCCAAGGCTGCTTCCTGCCAGTTTTTCGCCCCCTCGGCATAATCAACGTCAAGCAGGGCTGGCTCATGCAAGCGTTTTGCACCTAATGCAGCCAGTTGGCTGTCAAAGTCAGTGGCGGTTTTGCAGAAAAACTCATAGCTGGTATCGCCAAGGCCCAACACGGCAAATTGCAGCTCGGGTAACTTCGGTGCCTTTTTACCAAACAGGAACTTATAGAAACTGACAGCGCTCTCGGGTGGCTCGCCCTCGCCGTAGGTCGAGGCAACAATGATCAGGAATTTTTCTTTGGCCAACGCATTCGTTTTATACGAGGCAATATCCTGTAACTGCACAGCTAAGCCACGGCTTTCTGCCGCCGCTTTGATTTTACTGGCCACGCCTTTGGCATTGCCGGTCTGCGATGCGTAAAGCACCGTTAAAGTAGCGGCTTCCTGGGCAGCTGGCGGCGCAGCAAAAGCCCCCCCAGCGGCAGATTGCGCGCTTGCCGCCAGATAACCACTGACCCAGGCCAGTTGCACGGCATTGAGCTCAAAAGTCAGTTGCTTGAGCTTGTCGACCTGCTCGGCACTGAGCGGAGA
This sequence is a window from Shewanella zhangzhouensis. Protein-coding genes within it:
- the rplU gene encoding 50S ribosomal protein L21, producing MYAVFQSGGKQHRVAEGHTVRLEKIEVATGETIEFDQVLLVADGENVKVGAPLVAGGKVVATVVAHGRGEKVTIQKFRRRKHHEKKMGHRQWFTEVKITAINA
- the ung gene encoding uracil-DNA glycosylase; its protein translation is MAVACWQDFIAAESEKPYFKSLTEFVAAERQSGKTIYPPEEEVFAAFEHTPLDQVRVVLIGQDPYHGAGQAHGLCFSVKPGIKPPPSLVNMYKELSTDIPGFDTPSHGYLLPWAKQGVLMLNTVLTVEEGKAHSHAKAGWETFTAAALKLLNDREAPIVFVLWGSHAIKKGKGITATQHQVLSGVHPSPLSAYRGFFGCGHFSKINQLLQAQGGEPIDWRL
- the ccoG gene encoding cytochrome c oxidase accessory protein CcoG → MPSSEEPSAHKEPSAKKAPSAKKAPSASGEPSAHKDPSASKKPSSKSAAKSGGKIQFRSQSGLFQRWRSATGAGLIALFFLLPFISWQGRQAIWFDLGNQQFYFFGTSLWPQDFTLLAWVFIAAAFGLFFVTLFWGRVWCGFLCPQTQWTFMFAWVEEKFEGSRNQRINLDKAPWSWEKLTKRLGKHSSWLLMSLLTGCGFIAYFVPARELYPAIFSFSAGFWDTAWVWFFAICTYLNAGWMREQMCLHCCPYARFQSAMFDEFTKTVTYDAARGESRGPRKRKAATDLGDCVDCNLCVEVCPTGIDIRNGLQYECINCGACVDACNQTMANFGYKPDLIAFTSEAGLNGKTPPLWQRKRFIGYGLALLAILGTMGLDMASRSSIELNVLRDRQSLYRETTGGQIENTYLLKIRNKTQQPREYRLAVSGTLPLSLSKTEVSIAPGEQVELPLTLTAAPADIQTSRSKLTFTVSEFVSASGTASGADEEAEAVSQDSVFFAP
- the rpmA gene encoding 50S ribosomal protein L27; protein product: MAHKKAGGSTRNGRDSESKRLGVKRFGGESVLAGNIIVRQRGTKFHAGVNVGIGRDHTLFALTDGKVKFEVKGPNNRKFVSIED
- a CDS encoding sigma-54 interaction domain-containing protein, with the protein product MNQPQPRPTPMPTQESFLPENRLLLDAVSEGIYGFDLDGHAVFINPAAERMTGWKADELLGKTIHNFHHHSHADGSHYPHEDCPIYQTLKDGKAREISNEVFWRKDGSSFPVHYSSTPVWQDGKLKGVVAIFRDISLQKQTEQSLRQALEQVQALSEQLASENSLLQAELEDKRGPSQITGSSDCIQDLQKQIRLVANTDSTVLIQGENGTGKELVARELHQLSSRRDKPMISVNCAAFSASLLESELFGHEKGAFTGASSRRKGRFELAHKGTLFLDEVAELSLEAQSKLLRVIQEQEFERVGGSERIKVDIRLIAATHHDLQKRVEQGLFRMDLFYRLNVFPLKVPPLRQRAGDIPELVQQLLKSLSQKLGKPLAGVDAASLKRLQQYSWPGNVRELQNLLEREAILTHQPILKMSSIPGSQAAPVAGKTLAEVEASHILSTLEDCDWRISGPGGVAAVLGLPPSTLRSRMQKLGIRRPK
- a CDS encoding thioredoxin family protein, producing the protein MILTLSTLMTLLLVAAVVALLVARSKGKAIPLAVVPVIGMMALMVGSATYFVHRASEQQDYRELLWQPLAADKIPMLVQGGYTVFVDLHSDWCMACQTNRVGVLHRPEVVSTLLSGKVVLMQANWSQEAERIAPHYGRVAAPGSPFNKVYGPGMPRGQILPSELSPNDVITAIRSAKGS
- a CDS encoding DUF3144 domain-containing protein, whose product is MSENANSLFELADKFIALANELTTAEGDVGKVGTALRFAAARFNAFEAAIKSADLQNEKANALKWFSDDYQDMLNDNLDDHIANPPVAAAAEPAVDTAVQTFKL
- the ispB gene encoding octaprenyl diphosphate synthase, whose amino-acid sequence is MDLNAIRQLADADMQAVNQLIYKQLESDVALINQLGFYIINGGGKRLRPLLSVLAARAVNYNGEGHLKLAAIIEFIHTASLLHDDVVDESTLRRGRETANALFGNSASVLVGDFLYTRSFQMMTELGSMKVLQVLADATNVLAEGEVLQLMNCNDPNTTEESYMRVIYCKTAKLFEAATRLAAVLAGSDEKVEEALADYGKYLGTAFQLIDDLLDYTSDAEELGKNIGDDLAEGKPTLPLIYAIGHGNEREQDLIRTAIEKADGTGAIEEILTALHRCGALDYTRRRAEEEADKAISALSVLPEGDFKVALESLARIAVSRSN
- a CDS encoding LysE family translocator, coding for MSLSVWLALLAVCCLGAMSPGPSLAMVVRHTLGGGRGAGIACAWAHALGIGVYALITLLGLALAMKEAPLVFNGIALIGALYLMWMGWGALNSKGGMQEKLAAGKVSTLSEAARDGIAISLFNPKILLFFLALFSQFVMASSTLEGKAIIVLTPLVVDGLWYTIVALMLSHPRLLPKLREKAAIIDKLSGAILILLGLRVIWTLWQGL